The DNA sequence TGCTGTCCGGCTGCGTGTCCAGCCAGCGGAGGCACTCGTGCTCCATTTCCCCACCGCCGCCGGAGCCGGACACCAGTGGCCCGATGCAGTAGACCGGTGGCGTGGCACGGCCGGGCACGCACAGCCCGTCCCGCAGAGCGCGCACCGCCCGCGTCTCCAGCTCCACGAAGGTGTTGACGACGATCCCGTCGGACGCCGCCATCCGATGGAGCGTCTGGAGGATGGCCATGGCTGCTTCGGGGTCGCTGTCAACTACTCCCGGCAGATCCGACGCCTTGAACGGAGGAGCGCCCGGAAAGGAAAGTGTAGCATCGCCGCCAGCGTCTATGGAAGCTGCGTAGGTGTCTTGGTTGAAGCCGAGGTGGAGGAAGACGGCGAGGTCCCCGGCGCACGAGGCGTAGGAGTAGTAGACGGGCAGCCTGAGTTCGGCCGCGACGTCGAGCGCGTCAGGGCAGAACATGTCGATGACGAGCGCGTCGACGGCGGGCAGCGACCGGAGGAAGTCGCGGAGCGGAGCGTTCATGGCCTTGAGGCAGTCCACCATCTCGAGGACGTAGTACTTTCTGCGACGACCGTCGCCGGAACCAGAATCAGAGGTCGTCGCAGGCGGCAAGACGTGGAAGGAGATGGACGGGTTGGAGGACGCGGCGCGGGCGATCACCGCGGAGAAGTCGAGGGCCTCGAGGTCGAGGGGCGGCTTCACGAGCGCCACGGTGACGGCGACGCCGTGCTGGACAAAGACCTTGGCCAGCTCGATCATCGGCATCAGGTGGCCGGCGCCGAGGCCCGGGTAGAGAACCACAGTTTTCTTCATCTCGCTAGCTGCACGGCTCACCTCGAGTTGGCTCTGGCCTTCTTGGAAGGAAGAGGACGCTGGCGTGTGCTCCACTGATCAGTGATCACTGCTGCATATAACACATATGTGAGTACTGTATGCATGGCAAAATTGGAGTGGAGTCATACCGCACGCTGGCCACATTGGCATGCATGCAGCCAAATGCTTTGGCTGGCGTTGCCCGGGGAAGCTCCTCGAGTGACTTCCAGCTGTGTAaaagtagtatatatatagttatataCCTTTTTTACATTGTTTGTGAACAGGCCTCCTTGGAATAATTATGATTTATGGGGCCCTATTTTGCTGCCTTGTTGATAGAAACATGAGTTGGTGGCAGCAAATTTGCTGCAGGATCTCTGATGGGGATACTGGCAGCAACTTGTTCATAGGGAGCCATTTAGGCACTGATGGCGAACTACATGCTAGCTTTGATTGCTTTTTGACTACAATATGGTGGTATTTGTTTTTGGACTCCAACCGATGGTGCTAGTTTTTATTGTTTTTGGACCGGCAACCTGATGTGGTGCTAGCTTTTGATCATTGTTAGATTGCTTTTGGTTGAATGGCTTTTGCTCAACAGGGAAACAATGTTTGATTCGCAGCCTGATGACAACAATTGCTAGTTTTTGTAATCATCTATATGCTTCTATGTTGGCTCGATGATGTGAACATGCTAGTGACATGATTACTTATGTACTCGTTTGATATAAATGAAATAATTGAGATTATGTCATCCAAAATTTATACAATataattttatattatattagtcCTGAATATTTGGTCCAGTTTACACTATTTTAAATACTAAAATACACTAGTTTAattatttattctatttaatTGAGCTCGATGGATTGTTAGTTGCTAAAAATTGTTATTATAATAAACTGCCAGTCGCTAAAAGCTATAATAAGTTGTTGTACTAAAAGTCATATCTATTGCTACTTACTTATAGCGGCGCCTTTTGTAGCAATGATAGGGGTACAGGCCTTTTAGCAActcataagggcactcacaatttaagactctatcacagagtccaagacaattaattacatattatttatggtattttgctgatgtggcagcatatttattgaagaaagaggtagaaaaataagactccaagtcttatttagactctaagtccacattgttcgaggtaataaataactttagactctatgatagagtctgcattgtgagtgtagGCCACTCTCAATGggggtttcattagagtttcatgcacattaaatatgctgatgtgacactatattaatgaagagatagatgataagagtttcatgggagtagagagagttttatccccatgaaactcctatgcactgtttccaaaatattgatgtgttggaaactgtgACATGAAACTACCATTGAGAATGGGAAAAAAATTGGATGCGCGATGGGCTCATCAATCCGGTCGTGCGCCCCTGCGCTCAATCTCCGACGCGTGGCAAGGAAACAAATCAACGCTTGCAGGAGGGGTGGCTCCTACGAAGGGCTCGTGGACGTCTGGCTCTGGCTGCCAACGCTTTTGCCCGCGGCTCGGCTCGCAGCACCACGCGCGAGCGCATACCGGAGTTGCAACAGATTATaaggggctgtttggttgcCCGCATGTGGTCGAACGAGCATCTCAGGATGCAACCGGCTCATGTTTGGTTGCCTGGAGCTGTCCCCGAGCCTGGCTGAGCACATGCAAAAGGTCTCTCCGGGCCTGGCTAAGGAGGAACGGCCAAATCGGCCGTTCTTTCTGGGCCTGGCTGGCTCGGACAGCTGTTTAGtttgctaataatggtattaGTGTATAATTAGTAAatattaaatgatattaatatgTTTTAAAGATATTTAAAGCATAATTAGATAAAATAAGAATGTTAAGAGTATATTTAcacaaaataaaaattttaataATAATCTTATAATATTTTTTGTTTCATGCAACATGTCTCGTACACACAACCAAATAACATCTCGTCTCAGCCGGGCTAGCCAGATACAACCAACCAAACACGATAACATATATGCATTCAGCCTGTCCCATGTGAGCCAGGCTCTGATATACAGCCAGGCTCTGCTACTACGTGAACCGAACAGGCCCTAAGTTCCTGCAAGCGTTGAAGTTCTTTACCGGCGGCGCGTCCTGCTTCCTGCAAGGAGGATTCCATGGATGGCGTCGGCATGACCTCCTTCGCAAGGGCGCGTACTCTAGCTTTCTGTGGGGGCAAGGCCATAGGCGATGTAGGCAGCACCTCATCATAGGGCACGTGCTTCAGCTTCCTGCGGTGGCAACGACATGGATGCCATCGTCGGCACGGCACAACCTCCTCCGCCAGGTCGGTGCCGCTGCACAGCAGTGGATGATCTGCTGCTACTTGGTGTGGCCGCGAGCCTGCCGTTGCCTCTGCTGTTGGCTGCCGCCTCCACTTATGAGCGTCAGGTAGCAGCCGCGCGAGCACCTGAGCCGAGGAGCCGCGGTGGAGTCCGGTGTGTCTAAGCGAAGAGCCGAGGGGAGCCAGGGATATGCGCCTCGAGTGCTGACCCTTTGATTACAACCAATGACACATGGCGTTCATCAGCTACTGGGGCGTATCTGACGCAGAATGAGCCCATCGCGCATCCAATTTTTTTCCGGAGGATGGCCTAAGCAGTCGCTATAAGGTTGTGATGTACTGTCTGTCGAACTGGCCTCTTCACATTTTGTTTCCCCACGAGGTATTTCTCACAAAAAAAATGTGCTAATGAATCCACAATTAAGTTTGCACGCTTGCAATGGCTAGCTATATAGTTTAACCTGTGTCCCACTATACGATACTTCACATAAGGCCCAAATCTTATTGGCCGCATGTGTGCCGATAATATTAGCAGTGCACCCGTCACTGATAATGGAAAAGAAGGGGGCAAGGTAGGGTGCAGTGGGCAGGCGTTGAGCGGAACTGCCAGAGGCGAGGTTGCTGCAGCCGGGGTCAGGGATGAGATCAGTTGCacataagagcaactccagcccagCATGCAAATTGGGCCCCTATTTTTTCTATTTATATGCTGGGCTGCATACAATAGGGGGCCTGAAATTTAGGCCAACTCCAGCCCAACAACTCCAGCTCTGCTCACACGACGCACCCGCACGCACGCCAACTCTAGCTCCAACTCGCACGCACGCCGCCGTCACCGTCTCCACTCGCAAGCTCGTGTCCCTGCGCCGTCCTCCCGCCTCCATTTTCGATCTCGAGCGCAGACTGCAGGCGCCCCGCCTGTGCGCCGCTGTCACCGTCAGTAGCCGCGCCGCGCGGGAGCCGACGCGGTTCTTGCTGCCGCCGCTCACCGTGTGGGTGCGCTCACCGCGTTGCCCGGTTCTTGCTGGGTTTGAGCCTCCATCTTCGCGTGCGCTGCCACCTCGGCTTCACCAGCTGATTCAGCAAACACGTGCGCTGCCCGGGGCTTCCTCCGCCGCTGCTTCGGCGCCGCCGCAGCGTCCCCCTCGGTGCCCTCCGCCGCGTCCGGCGCCTTTTCTTTCCGCCGGCTTGTTGCCACCCGACTCCTTGTTCCGAGCTCAGAAGCAAGCCGACAGAAGCTGAGGAGCGGAGCAGGAGCTGAGCCGGAGCTGAGGAGCTGAGCAAGAGCGGAGCAGAAGCAAGCCGGCAGCCCAACGCTTCTGGCAAGTCGTCACCACGACTCAAGGTCTTGTGGATTGAATGTGATCTGAATGTTTGTTTCAGAGTGACTGAAGGTTGTTTCTGAATTGAGATTCTGGTCATGTGGACTGAATGCGATTTGAATGACTGAATGTGATCTGAATTTTTGTTTCAGAGTAACTGAAGATTGTTACTGAATTGAGATAGCAGATGTAGACTTGTTGTGTCAATTTGATCATGTCAAGATTCTAATTGGCTCGATTTACTGATGTTAATTTAATATAGCAAAAGAGATTACGACTTGCAGTCTCTAAAATAGTTCACCTTGCCTACATCTCTTGTGGTTCTTTGCAGTAATATGTCTTGTGGTTAAACAAAAACAGAATTCTCCATGCTGAACCTTGAACACAGAATTGCAGTATCTAAAATAGTACTTACATCGTTTTACTCCATGCGCTTGCTTGCTTCTGATAATTCCTTCAGTATATATTTGTCCATCATCTAGTAGTAGAGACAGGAAACAAGCATACATGCCAGAACATACATGCATTCTAAAACCAATGGCAGaaatttttctttcttcttaaaACAATGGCAGAACATACATGCCAGCTTAACTATCTAGTTTGAAACCAGCATTCTGAAATGAAACAAGAAACAAGCATGGAAAACAGGAACATATCAGGAGGTGCACAATGCAATTTCCAGAAAATTTCTGCTTACATTCAGTTTGACTCAGATAAAGTACTGTGGGAAATACAGATAAATATAAAGACGGACATAAGTTGACATAAGTGACTCCACTCTCACCAAACCTACACTGCACTCTCATCACTAGCCGTCTCGCCTACACTAGCACT is a window from the Sorghum bicolor cultivar BTx623 chromosome 5, Sorghum_bicolor_NCBIv3, whole genome shotgun sequence genome containing:
- the LOC8068744 gene encoding anthocyanidin 5,3-O-glucosyltransferase, with amino-acid sequence MKKTVVLYPGLGAGHLMPMIELAKVFVQHGVAVTVALVKPPLDLEALDFSAVIARAASSNPSISFHVLPPATTSDSGSGDGRRRKYYVLEMVDCLKAMNAPLRDFLRSLPAVDALVIDMFCPDALDVAAELRLPVYYSYASCAGDLAVFLHLGFNQDTYAASIDAGGDATLSFPGAPPFKASDLPGVVDSDPEAAMAILQTLHRMAASDGIVVNTFVELETRAVRALRDGLCVPGRATPPVYCIGPLVSGSGGGGEMEHECLRWLDTQPDSSVVFLCFGSLGTFSERQLKEVAVGLERSEQRFLWVVRTPRTVDDELAVGAGKALSEPDLGALLPDGFLERTNGRGLVVKCWAPQVDVLRHRAAGAFVTHCGWNSTLEGITAGLPLLCWPMYAEQKMNKVFIVQEMKLGVEMRGYDGEVVAAGEVETKVKWVMESEGGRALRERAAAAKDAAAKAMIREGGSSHADFIRFLQGLDNISSRS